One region of Leishmania panamensis strain MHOM/PA/94/PSC-1 chromosome 28 sequence genomic DNA includes:
- a CDS encoding palmitoyl acyltransferase 4, putative (TriTrypDB/GeneDB-style sysID: LpmP.28.2000) translates to MDFECVSERMYGARCPTCNAMVDLRNPAETLPDPDTGIYENDARPREAVFYSAEVEPSTGMSASAQVNNLLARVEAEKRMTMPTQMTGETKQAFFAQRQQAFSEKFSLFFPVTYVVEYIAFGREPYARIGHVRIFRKRIPFYGYVNICAPRMTTSYAAPATLTLGCFLLFRWFCIHMGLEWMAAYYYVELTLVSLFYTLLFRLAYSDPGYVKPGYMDDEGGDSAAAAPEVMTLRDIELNQRESIWEDVNGVPMERKWCSTCNMHRPVRAAHCYICGLCCFDHDHHCGVLGICVGSRRIEMFVTLVSVVAVACILPTVVVTCALWTHSEKITTPFQVVACALALVVPGFLSIVLTMTAVSMCQSITHEATTRERIQNVYAHKRNPYNRGFLGNLYYHFVQRRVEKSLFSDEFVKRCALRTQERELGTGVTVTCI, encoded by the coding sequence ATGGACTTTGAGTGCGTTAGTGAAAGGATGTACGGCGCGCGGTGTCCGACGTGCAACGCCATGGTAGATCTCCGCAACCCTGCGGAGACGCTGCCGGACCCCGACACCGGTATTTACGAGAATGACGCGCGACCTCGGGAGGCCGTGTTCTACTCGGCTGAAGTTGAGCCCTCCACTGGGATGTCTGCTAGCGCGCAGGTAAACAACCTATTGGCCAGggtggaggcagagaagcgcatGACCATGCCGACGCAGATGACGGGAGAGACGAAGCAGGCCTTCTTTGCccagcgccagcaggcaTTCTCGGAGAagttctcccttttcttccccgTGACGTACGTAGTGGAGTACATCGCCTTTGGCAGGGAGCCGTACGCCAGGATTGGGCACGTGCGCATCTTCCGGAAGCGCATCCCCTTCTACGGCTACGTCAACATCTGCGCCCCACGGATGACCACCTCCTACGCAGCACCGGCCACATTAACCCTTGGGTGCTTTTTGCTCTTCAGGTGGTTCTGCATACACATGGGGCTAGAATGGATGGCGGCGTACTACTACGTCGAGCTGACGCTTGTCTCGCTCTTTTACACACTTCTATTCCGGCTGGCGTACAGTGATCCCGGCTATGTGAAGCCAGGCTACATGGACGACgagggcggcgacagcgctgctgctgcacccgaGGTCATGACGCTGCGCGATATCGAGCTCAACCAACGGGAGAGCATATGGGAAGATGTGAACGGAGTTCCCATGGAGCGCAAGTGGTGCTCGACGTGCAACATGCATCGCCCTGTGCGAGCTGCCCACTGCTACATCTGTGGTCTGTGCTGCTTTGATCACGATCACCACTGTGGGGTCCTGGGCATCTGTGTGGGCAGCCGCCGTATTGAAATGTTCGTGACGCTGGTGTCGGTCGTCGCGGTGGCGTGCATTTTGCCGACCGTGGTCGTCACCTGCGCCCTGTGGACGCACTCAGAGAAGATTACAACGCCTTTTCAAGTGGTTGCGTGTGCTCTGGCACTTGTGGTGCCGGGGTTCTTATCTATCGTCCTCACTATGACAGCGGTCTCCATGTGTCAGTCGATCACACATGAGGCGACCACCCGCGAACGCATCCAGAATGTGTACGCGCATAAGCGCAACCCCTACAACCGCGGCTTCCTCGGTAACTTGTACTACCACTtcgtgcagcgccgcgtcgaAAAGTCGTTGTTCAGCGACGAATTTGTGAAAAGGTGCGCACTGCGGACCCAGGAGCGAGAACTGGGCACCGGCGTCACGGTCACGTGCATCTGA